One Onthophagus taurus isolate NC chromosome 11, IU_Otau_3.0, whole genome shotgun sequence genomic window carries:
- the LOC111425077 gene encoding uncharacterized protein, which yields MDALLMFDVLMYLNFFYYPMAAFYHPIIILAKFYSPSDDDTTRNDIIVVTAMIFTDLIKLGVYKKIRENRKVIAVIITILLSSITFCCTLHIVIVQKNPTKMERIFSSMTATLYFLELMFGILQFFPCCQKTEYN from the exons aaattttttttattatccaaTGGCCGCGTTTTACCATCCCATTATTATCTTGGCAAAATTTTATTCGCCATCGGATGATGATACCACGAGGAATGATATTATCGTCGTTACAGCTATGATTTTTACCGATCTTATTAAATTGGGAGTGTACAAGAAGATTAGGGAAAATAGAAAAG tgATCGCcgttattattactattttacTTTCGTCTATTACTTTTTGTTGTACTTTACACATTGttattgtacaaaaaaatCCTACGAAAATGGAACGCATTTTTTCATCGATGACGGcaacactttattttttggagttaatgtttggaattttgcaattttttcctTGTTGTCAAAAGACTGAatacaattaa